Proteins encoded within one genomic window of Ignavibacteria bacterium:
- a CDS encoding TonB-dependent receptor, whose amino-acid sequence MRLVLPIILLFLLLTDIPLFAQTGGKIAGVVKDSRTGELLIGANVVLEGTKMGAASNAEGYYVILNVPPGKYNLKASLIGYNSTTVKEVRVNIDQTTDADISLVETSLQTAEVVVVAQTPVVQKDVAASRLNLSGKEMENLPVAQVSNMIGLQAGVQGTSFRGGSADQTTWLLNGISLRDERSNQPYTGLSTTAIEEVQVQTGGFSAEYGNIRSGLVNIVTKEGKTDRFSVSFYGRYRPTGAKHFGNSPQDANAFWIRPFVDNAVAWTGTNSGAWDEYTQAQYPEFSGWNALSEQMFRDNPATALTPQELQKLYLFQHRRNTDITKPDYDADLSVTGYIPGVSQYLGNLRFLAAYRGTREMYVVPLSRDAYTDNNFQLKLTADLAQGMKLNLEGLVGQQQGTSTSGTGDVGMFRSAASIASQLSFFSNAKTIENRIFTNDYFTPSTVNVNNIGAKLTHVLNPNTFYEVTVSRFQSRYDTSPGRYRDTSRVYKFGNVYYDEAPFGFWESPSTGVEDFRMSVGFSNSRDTSKVTAYSLKFDLTSQLNKFNNLKAGVEFGYSENLANYGSYDKYLPSGRYRTTWNAYPTRGAVYVKDKLEFEGMIADVGLRVDYSAANSDWYVINNPYSDAFSSALSMGIDTLLQKQPTKANVTVSPRVAIAFPLSETSKLFFNYGHFRQLPTPANLYLLRRYSDNNAVVWVANPNNPLPRTIMYELGYEQSLLDEYMVRLSGYYKDVSMQPLSVTFTSRSGAANYSTPEPNSYADIRGFEATITKNRGNWVQGFINYTYMVSTSGRFGFAAYNENAQVQRTYETETLNNYNLVTKPVPQPYARANVDFFTPMEFGPKFGGIYPLEDWRLSLLASWSSGGYDTWTGGGSIPGVQNNVQWRDYYGFDLKLAKNMKFGPLNLQLFADIQNVLNIKYMDYLGSSAGFTDTKDYEAYMKSLHLPQSVFTNIRDNEGNIKPPYTNVGVAGVYVYGDDKPGDYRTGEYHAWDENASDAQKAEWKKNKSYIDMPNQDYFTFLNPRNIYWGLRFSLEIF is encoded by the coding sequence ATGAGATTAGTGTTACCAATAATTCTGCTTTTTTTACTTCTAACAGACATTCCATTATTTGCACAGACAGGAGGAAAAATTGCCGGTGTGGTTAAAGATTCCAGAACTGGCGAACTTCTTATAGGTGCAAACGTAGTCTTGGAAGGAACAAAAATGGGAGCCGCATCTAATGCAGAGGGCTACTATGTAATATTAAACGTTCCGCCAGGAAAGTATAATCTTAAGGCCAGCCTTATAGGTTATAACAGTACTACTGTCAAAGAAGTTAGAGTAAACATCGATCAAACAACTGATGCAGACATTTCACTGGTTGAAACGTCATTGCAGACAGCTGAAGTTGTAGTAGTTGCACAGACCCCGGTTGTGCAGAAAGACGTTGCCGCCAGCAGGCTCAACCTGAGCGGCAAAGAGATGGAAAACCTTCCAGTAGCCCAGGTATCAAATATGATCGGGCTGCAGGCAGGTGTTCAGGGAACCAGTTTCCGCGGCGGTTCAGCCGACCAGACGACCTGGCTCTTAAACGGCATCAGCCTGCGTGATGAACGTTCAAACCAGCCTTATACAGGCTTAAGCACCACCGCTATTGAAGAAGTTCAGGTTCAGACAGGCGGTTTCAGTGCTGAATACGGAAACATTCGTTCAGGTCTTGTTAACATTGTAACAAAAGAAGGTAAAACCGACCGTTTCAGCGTTTCCTTCTACGGCCGTTACAGGCCCACAGGCGCAAAGCACTTTGGAAATTCACCCCAGGACGCAAATGCATTTTGGATCAGACCTTTTGTTGATAATGCAGTTGCATGGACCGGTACAAACAGCGGTGCATGGGATGAATACACACAGGCACAGTATCCTGAATTCTCAGGATGGAATGCTTTATCAGAACAGATGTTCAGGGATAATCCTGCAACAGCCCTCACTCCGCAGGAACTGCAGAAATTATACCTCTTCCAGCACAGAAGAAATACTGATATCACCAAGCCTGACTATGATGCAGATCTTTCCGTTACGGGTTACATCCCGGGTGTCAGCCAGTATTTAGGCAACCTGAGATTTCTGGCTGCATACAGAGGAACACGTGAAATGTACGTAGTGCCCCTTTCACGCGATGCTTATACTGATAATAACTTCCAGTTAAAACTGACCGCCGATCTGGCGCAGGGAATGAAACTTAACCTTGAAGGACTCGTTGGCCAGCAGCAGGGAACTTCAACCAGCGGTACAGGCGATGTTGGAATGTTCCGTTCAGCTGCAAGCATTGCTTCGCAGTTAAGCTTTTTCTCAAATGCAAAGACAATTGAGAACAGAATTTTTACAAACGATTATTTTACACCATCAACTGTTAACGTAAATAACATTGGTGCAAAACTGACTCACGTTCTGAATCCGAATACATTTTACGAAGTTACCGTAAGCCGCTTCCAGTCAAGATATGACACAAGCCCGGGAAGATACAGAGATACGAGCAGGGTATACAAGTTCGGAAACGTATACTACGATGAAGCTCCCTTCGGTTTCTGGGAATCACCAAGCACAGGTGTTGAAGACTTCAGAATGAGCGTTGGTTTCAGTAACTCGAGAGATACCAGCAAGGTTACGGCATACAGCCTGAAATTTGACCTTACTTCACAGCTGAACAAATTCAACAACCTGAAGGCCGGTGTTGAATTCGGCTACAGTGAAAACCTCGCAAATTACGGTTCTTACGACAAGTATCTGCCTTCGGGAAGGTACAGAACTACATGGAATGCTTATCCTACACGCGGTGCAGTCTATGTAAAAGACAAACTTGAATTTGAAGGTATGATAGCTGACGTTGGTTTAAGAGTAGACTACTCGGCTGCCAATTCAGACTGGTATGTAATAAATAACCCGTATTCGGACGCATTCTCATCTGCGTTGTCAATGGGAATTGACACACTGCTTCAGAAGCAGCCGACAAAGGCTAACGTAACCGTGAGCCCGCGTGTTGCAATTGCATTCCCGTTAAGTGAAACGAGCAAGCTGTTCTTTAACTACGGACATTTCAGACAGCTGCCGACTCCGGCGAACCTCTATCTGCTCAGAAGATATTCTGATAATAATGCAGTTGTATGGGTTGCCAACCCGAACAATCCTCTGCCGAGGACAATCATGTACGAGTTGGGATATGAACAGAGTTTACTGGATGAATATATGGTACGCCTTTCAGGCTACTATAAAGACGTATCAATGCAGCCATTGTCGGTTACATTTACCAGCCGCAGCGGTGCTGCAAACTACTCTACTCCGGAGCCAAACTCTTATGCAGACATAAGAGGCTTTGAAGCCACGATTACAAAGAACCGCGGCAACTGGGTCCAGGGTTTTATTAACTACACTTATATGGTTTCAACGAGCGGCAGATTCGGTTTTGCAGCATACAATGAAAACGCACAGGTGCAGAGAACTTATGAAACAGAGACACTTAACAACTATAATCTCGTAACAAAGCCGGTTCCGCAGCCTTATGCACGCGCCAATGTGGACTTCTTCACACCTATGGAATTCGGTCCTAAGTTCGGTGGAATTTATCCACTCGAAGACTGGCGTTTAAGCTTACTGGCCAGCTGGAGTTCAGGCGGTTATGACACATGGACAGGCGGCGGCTCGATACCGGGCGTACAGAACAACGTCCAGTGGAGAGATTATTACGGCTTCGACTTAAAGCTTGCAAAGAATATGAAGTTCGGTCCGTTAAATCTTCAGCTCTTTGCAGATATCCAGAATGTGCTTAACATCAAGTACATGGATTACTTAGGAAGCAGTGCAGGCTTTACAGATACAAAGGATTACGAAGCCTACATGAAGTCGCTGCATCTGCCGCAGAGTGTTTTCACAAACATCAGGGATAACGAAGGCAACATTAAGCCACCTTACACAAACGTTGGTGTTGCCGGCGTATATGTATATGGCGATGACAAGCCTGGCGACTACAGAACTGGTGAATATCATGCATGGGATGAAAACGCATCAGATGCTCAGAAGGCTGAATGGAAGAAGAATAAATCTTATATAGATATGCCGAACCAGGATTACTTTACATTCCTGAATCCCAGAAATATTTATTGGGGTTTAAGATTCTCATTGGAAATATTCTAA
- a CDS encoding histidine kinase codes for MLLSFGSRLLYAQNNIPSFEHISIEQGLSQSSINSIIQDYKGFMWIATADGLDRYDGYSFKIFRNIPQQTGSLSDNSVFAVYEDNSGNLWAGTLLGNLNKYDRKKERFTKYQFGSDSGYTSPVITAIPEYPLTFSRFNDRTITSISGDKKGRLWIGTWGQGLFSFDPQTGKITHFTHDPKNYNSISSNRIVTLIEDKSGTLWAGTFGGGLDRIERTVNGRSSEIKLSVTRFQNIPMLPGSLGDNRVTSLFQDRDGSLWIGTFGGGLCKMPFNLLKTDAPSKVKFFVYKNNPGNKSSLSSNWIMKVIQDRRGSLWIATFGGGLNRLNPETDRFSVFKNDPLNPGSLSDNDVISLCEDQSGIIWIGTHLGKGINRYDRSRNKFTHYKNIPGDPTSLSDNVIWAFSEDREGKIWIGTYRGGLNEFDRKTHKFKSFKNNPSNPNSISSNHVRAVYTDKNDNLWIGTYNAGLNFFNRKTGKFTVYKHNPNDSASLSENQVISILEDRSGSLWAGTFGGGLDRIIRNKGQLSFVHYKNNPADPKSLADNRVYKILEDRDGTLWIGTFGGGLSKFDPATGTFINYKHDGNNPNSLSDNRVISIYEDYQGTLWLGTYGGGLNRFDPHTGKFYKYMQDGSLSGVVYGILEDNDHNLWISSDNGLLRFTPSASAFINYDLHDGLQSMEFSGGAYYKSSSGEMFFGGINGFNLFYPDSIKVNTHVPPVVISAFRIFNKVVDGETDEIILTNKENFFSFEFAALDYTNPEQNRYAYKLEGFDDDWHYVDASRRLANYTNLDPGDYVFRVRGSNNDGVWNEKGAEVKITILPPFYRTWWFIFLAVVLIGGTLTYFIANRISNLLAIERLKTKLAADLHDNIGSGLTEISIQSQVLAAQLNKNNSDELKQKLLNISETSGQLIDNMSDIVWVVNPKRDTLYDLILRLKDSYSEIFSSLGVSFKIHNLEALSNVKLPMEYRQNLFLIFKEAINNSLKHSCCRKIELNTSIEGRRLEMELVDDGKGFNIKQSTPGNGLNNIRRRAKTIGGSLVVKSAPDEGTRIKFSGKIPRSKTIFLKHKEQ; via the coding sequence TTGCTGCTGTCCTTTGGCAGCCGGCTGCTCTATGCCCAGAATAATATCCCCTCTTTTGAACATATTTCAATTGAACAGGGACTCTCCCAAAGCTCCATTAATTCAATTATTCAGGACTATAAGGGCTTTATGTGGATCGCTACGGCCGACGGACTCGACCGCTACGACGGCTATTCCTTTAAGATATTCAGGAATATTCCCCAGCAGACAGGCTCCCTTTCAGATAACAGCGTCTTTGCGGTCTATGAGGATAATTCCGGCAACCTCTGGGCCGGCACACTACTCGGAAACCTGAATAAATACGACAGGAAAAAAGAGCGCTTTACCAAATACCAGTTCGGAAGTGACTCCGGCTACACAAGCCCCGTAATTACCGCCATCCCTGAATACCCCCTTACTTTCTCCAGATTTAACGACAGAACTATCACTTCAATCTCGGGCGATAAGAAGGGAAGACTCTGGATCGGAACTTGGGGCCAGGGACTCTTCAGCTTTGACCCCCAGACCGGGAAAATAACGCATTTTACGCATGACCCAAAGAACTATAACTCCATCAGCAGCAACAGGATTGTCACCCTGATCGAGGATAAATCGGGCACACTCTGGGCCGGAACCTTCGGCGGCGGACTTGACAGAATAGAAAGAACTGTAAACGGCCGCTCCTCTGAAATTAAACTTTCTGTCACCCGCTTCCAGAATATCCCCATGCTCCCGGGCAGCCTGGGCGATAACCGCGTGACTTCCCTCTTCCAGGACCGCGACGGAAGCCTTTGGATCGGAACCTTCGGAGGCGGACTCTGCAAAATGCCTTTTAACCTCCTTAAAACAGATGCCCCCTCCAAAGTAAAATTCTTTGTTTATAAAAATAACCCCGGCAATAAATCCTCCCTCAGCAGTAACTGGATCATGAAGGTTATACAGGACCGCCGGGGATCTTTATGGATTGCTACTTTCGGCGGTGGACTCAACAGGCTCAACCCCGAAACGGACAGATTTTCCGTATTCAAAAACGACCCGCTGAACCCCGGCAGCCTCTCAGATAATGACGTCATTTCACTCTGCGAGGACCAGTCGGGTATTATATGGATCGGAACTCACCTGGGAAAAGGAATTAACAGGTACGACCGCAGCAGGAATAAATTCACACACTACAAAAACATTCCCGGCGACCCCACAAGCTTAAGCGATAACGTCATATGGGCATTCTCCGAAGACAGGGAAGGAAAAATCTGGATCGGAACCTACAGGGGCGGACTTAATGAATTCGACCGCAAGACACATAAATTCAAAAGCTTCAAAAATAACCCTTCCAACCCGAATTCCATAAGCAGCAATCACGTCAGAGCAGTCTATACCGATAAAAATGACAACCTCTGGATCGGGACTTATAACGCTGGACTTAACTTTTTCAACCGTAAAACAGGAAAGTTTACTGTCTATAAGCATAACCCCAACGATTCTGCAAGTCTTAGTGAAAACCAGGTCATATCTATCCTGGAAGACCGCTCTGGCAGCCTGTGGGCCGGCACATTCGGCGGCGGACTGGACAGGATTATAAGAAATAAAGGGCAGCTTTCTTTTGTACATTACAAAAATAACCCCGCCGACCCGAAGAGCCTGGCAGACAACAGGGTATATAAAATCCTCGAAGATAGAGACGGCACACTCTGGATCGGCACCTTCGGCGGAGGCTTAAGTAAATTCGACCCCGCAACGGGAACCTTTATAAATTATAAGCACGACGGGAATAACCCCAACAGCCTCAGCGATAACAGGGTCATTTCTATCTATGAGGATTACCAGGGCACCCTCTGGCTCGGCACTTACGGCGGAGGCCTCAACCGCTTCGACCCCCATACGGGCAAGTTCTATAAATATATGCAGGACGGATCCTTAAGCGGCGTGGTCTACGGAATCCTCGAGGATAACGACCACAACCTCTGGATCAGCTCCGATAACGGGCTTTTAAGGTTTACTCCTTCAGCTTCGGCTTTCATAAATTACGACCTCCACGACGGGCTCCAGAGCATGGAGTTCAGCGGCGGGGCTTACTATAAATCTAGCTCGGGCGAAATGTTCTTCGGCGGCATAAACGGTTTTAATTTGTTCTACCCCGACAGCATTAAGGTTAATACACACGTCCCCCCGGTTGTAATAAGCGCTTTCAGAATTTTCAATAAGGTGGTCGACGGCGAAACCGACGAGATCATCCTGACAAATAAGGAAAACTTCTTCTCCTTTGAATTTGCCGCGCTCGATTATACTAACCCCGAGCAGAACCGCTACGCATATAAGCTCGAGGGCTTCGACGACGACTGGCATTACGTTGACGCTTCAAGAAGACTGGCAAACTACACGAACCTCGATCCCGGCGACTATGTCTTCCGCGTGAGAGGTTCTAATAACGACGGTGTGTGGAATGAAAAAGGCGCTGAAGTAAAAATTACCATCCTGCCCCCTTTCTACCGCACCTGGTGGTTCATTTTCCTTGCCGTGGTGCTCATCGGCGGCACACTTACATACTTTATCGCAAACAGAATCAGCAACCTGCTGGCCATAGAAAGACTTAAAACAAAACTTGCAGCCGACCTGCACGACAACATAGGCTCGGGTCTTACGGAAATTTCAATCCAAAGCCAGGTCCTCGCTGCCCAGCTTAATAAAAATAACAGCGATGAATTAAAACAGAAACTTCTTAATATAAGTGAGACTTCAGGCCAGCTCATAGACAACATGAGCGATATAGTATGGGTGGTAAACCCGAAACGCGATACGCTCTACGACCTGATACTGAGGCTCAAGGATTCATATTCGGAAATATTTTCCTCGCTTGGAGTTTCCTTTAAGATACATAACCTTGAGGCACTCAGCAATGTAAAACTTCCTATGGAGTACAGGCAGAACTTATTCCTTATCTTTAAAGAAGCAATTAATAACAGCCTTAAACACAGCTGCTGCCGAAAAATTGAATTAAACACTTCCATTGAGGGCCGGAGGCTTGAAATGGAGTTAGTTGATGACGGAAAAGGTTTCAACATAAAACAAAGTACTCCGGGTAACGGACTTAACAACATACGCCGCAGGGCAAAAACCATCGGCGGCAGCCTTGTTGTAAAATCTGCCCCGGATGAGGGGACGAGGATTAAGTTTTCCGGTAAAATTCCACGTTCCAAAACAATATTTTTGAAACATAAAGAACAGTAA
- a CDS encoding family 10 glycosylhydrolase, whose translation MKKIFYCLFAILCTSALLFPQTYPKQELRGIWIASLGIDWPSTRGTSASDIKAQKDQLISIFDKHKSYGMNAMFFHVRPKADAVYKSPSEPWSQYLTGKQGLAPSDPTYDPLQFAIQEAHKRGMELHAWLNPYRVLMTSEDPGSVDTGNVMVKHPDWIIKCNGTEYRFLNPGLPQVRKYLLSVIMDIVRRYNVDGIHFDDYFYPYAEYGTFNDDATFAAYKGTFTDKAAWRINNVNMLLAEINDSIKAVKPWIKFGISPAGGPSVNLTIYCDPFGWLKGNYTDENGVQHTGTAYIDYILPQLYSANYGGLLPTWSGASTLNGRHLYVGAPAYRYDSYGANELSWEINKNRSTPTVKGEVYFSSQSVTGNYAGCADSLVHNYYLYPAVTPKMEWIPGSTTKPNAPANLRAEKNSATGRYDFKWDAPAKASDGDTAFSYIVYRFASQPTVEMLNDATKILATYGATTLPATVAKYSATSGDYYVVTALDRYSNESVMSNVLHLSMPDEVPQAPVLVSPLENTPNIGTAGTFRWQADPLAESYVFQIANDSLFNDIVVSAPEHKPVSFAFRSIIPGEKYYWRVKAVGQGGGSPYSRFIFFESSVPEKTVLVSPAHATTNVAVVPTFSWQKDPKAKEYQFQISTSSSMASAFVLDTVLTDTTFKLTRVLALNKKHYWRVRARNTLGTGEWSSTFGFQTTAVNDVKEDKKDQIVREYSLKQNFPNPFNPSTVIRYSLAKEGNVRLSVFDVLGKEVAVLVDRNQNAGSYSVDFNSNQHNIPSGIYFYTLRTGSFVSTRKMIIIK comes from the coding sequence ATGAAAAAAATATTCTACTGTTTATTTGCAATCCTTTGCACATCGGCTTTGTTATTTCCGCAGACATATCCAAAGCAGGAATTAAGAGGCATCTGGATAGCCTCTTTAGGCATCGACTGGCCCTCAACAAGGGGCACTTCAGCAAGCGACATAAAGGCGCAGAAAGACCAGCTTATTTCAATATTCGATAAGCATAAGAGTTACGGCATGAACGCGATGTTTTTTCATGTAAGGCCGAAAGCAGATGCAGTTTATAAGAGCCCAAGTGAGCCATGGTCGCAGTATCTGACTGGAAAGCAGGGATTAGCGCCCTCAGATCCAACTTATGATCCTCTTCAGTTTGCAATCCAGGAAGCTCATAAAAGAGGTATGGAGCTTCATGCATGGCTGAACCCATACAGAGTACTCATGACTTCAGAGGACCCGGGTTCGGTTGATACGGGAAATGTTATGGTAAAGCATCCCGATTGGATAATTAAGTGCAACGGCACTGAATACCGCTTCCTCAATCCAGGGCTTCCGCAGGTAAGAAAGTATTTACTTAGTGTTATTATGGATATTGTGCGGCGCTATAATGTTGATGGTATCCATTTTGACGATTACTTCTATCCTTATGCTGAATACGGAACATTTAATGACGATGCGACATTTGCAGCCTACAAGGGTACATTTACAGACAAGGCGGCATGGCGGATAAACAACGTGAATATGCTTCTTGCTGAGATCAACGACAGTATAAAGGCTGTGAAACCATGGATTAAGTTCGGCATCAGCCCAGCAGGAGGTCCATCGGTGAACCTTACGATCTACTGCGACCCATTCGGATGGCTGAAGGGAAATTACACGGATGAAAACGGGGTGCAGCACACAGGTACGGCATACATCGACTATATACTGCCGCAGCTTTATTCTGCAAACTATGGCGGTCTGCTACCCACATGGTCGGGCGCTTCAACATTAAACGGAAGGCACCTCTACGTTGGAGCACCGGCATACAGGTATGACAGTTATGGAGCAAATGAACTCAGCTGGGAAATAAATAAAAACCGTTCCACTCCCACAGTTAAGGGCGAGGTTTATTTCAGCTCACAAAGCGTTACAGGAAACTATGCGGGTTGTGCTGATTCACTTGTGCATAATTATTATTTATATCCTGCAGTAACGCCGAAAATGGAATGGATTCCCGGCAGCACAACCAAGCCAAATGCTCCGGCAAACCTGAGGGCAGAAAAGAATTCTGCTACAGGAAGGTACGACTTCAAGTGGGATGCACCGGCCAAGGCTTCAGACGGCGACACGGCATTCTCATATATAGTTTACAGGTTTGCAAGCCAGCCTACGGTCGAGATGCTCAATGATGCTACAAAAATACTTGCAACTTACGGAGCAACAACACTGCCGGCAACAGTTGCAAAATATTCAGCTACAAGCGGTGATTATTATGTAGTTACAGCACTGGACCGTTATTCAAACGAGAGTGTAATGAGCAATGTGCTTCATTTAAGCATGCCGGACGAGGTACCTCAGGCACCTGTGCTGGTATCACCTTTGGAAAACACTCCAAACATCGGAACAGCCGGAACGTTCAGATGGCAGGCTGATCCCTTAGCAGAAAGTTATGTTTTCCAGATAGCCAATGACTCTTTGTTTAATGACATTGTAGTCAGCGCGCCTGAACATAAACCCGTGAGCTTCGCTTTCCGCAGCATTATTCCCGGAGAGAAGTATTACTGGAGAGTTAAGGCGGTAGGACAGGGCGGGGGCAGCCCATATAGCCGGTTCATCTTTTTTGAGTCGAGTGTACCGGAAAAAACTGTGCTGGTTTCTCCTGCGCATGCAACAACAAATGTAGCTGTGGTTCCAACATTCTCATGGCAAAAGGATCCAAAGGCGAAGGAGTACCAGTTCCAGATATCAACTTCATCCTCAATGGCTTCAGCCTTTGTTCTGGATACAGTTTTAACTGATACAACTTTTAAGTTAACCCGGGTACTTGCATTAAATAAAAAGCATTACTGGCGTGTAAGGGCAAGAAACACGCTTGGAACCGGTGAATGGTCATCCACTTTCGGATTCCAGACTACCGCTGTAAATGACGTAAAAGAGGATAAGAAAGACCAGATTGTAAGGGAATACTCCTTAAAGCAGAACTTCCCGAATCCTTTCAATCCTTCGACGGTGATCAGGTATTCCCTAGCCAAAGAGGGGAATGTAAGGCTGAGCGTATTTGACGTTCTTGGAAAAGAGGTTGCAGTGCTGGTAGACAGAAACCAGAATGCGGGTTCATACAGTGTGGATTTTAATTCCAATCAGCATAATATTCCGAGCGGAATTTATTTCTATACGTTAAGAACGGGCTCATTTGTTTCAACGCGCAAGATGATAATTATCAAGTAA
- a CDS encoding PorV/PorQ family protein: MKKIFIIIISLITGTLLSGRLQAQDQQKLAQSGMKFMSATLDARTAGLGEAVTALDGNAAFLFANPSSVARQENLVNATAGSMTWIADIKYIYGAVTFAPSGGDWGVIGITAMNVDYGDFIETISSSNTEGFVELGTFRPYALSLGVSYAKALNDKLALGGSIKYAKQSLGAAVTSINADGSYVKSDHVRGVMAFDFGLLYRTGFRSLNFAMSVKNFSQETRFEKENFQLPLTFRMGLSFNAVDLLENVDKNMHSFLLAVDAVHNRDFPEQVNIGAEYTFMNTISLRAGYNTPADERSYTLGVGVKQSYQNYGLGVDYSYTPYGIFDAVHRVNVSVSL, translated from the coding sequence ATGAAAAAAATATTTATAATAATAATAAGTTTAATCACGGGAACTTTGCTCTCGGGCAGGCTCCAGGCACAGGATCAGCAGAAGCTTGCACAGAGCGGTATGAAGTTCATGAGTGCAACGCTTGATGCCAGGACTGCAGGGCTTGGCGAGGCAGTTACCGCACTGGACGGCAATGCTGCATTTCTTTTTGCGAACCCGTCAAGTGTTGCCCGCCAGGAAAACCTGGTTAACGCAACTGCAGGTTCAATGACATGGATTGCAGACATCAAGTATATTTACGGTGCCGTCACATTCGCACCTTCGGGCGGTGACTGGGGTGTAATTGGTATTACAGCAATGAACGTCGATTACGGCGATTTTATTGAAACCATCAGTTCTTCAAATACTGAGGGTTTTGTTGAGCTGGGTACCTTTCGTCCTTACGCACTCTCATTAGGTGTAAGTTATGCAAAGGCTCTTAACGATAAGCTGGCACTTGGCGGAAGCATAAAATATGCAAAGCAATCACTGGGCGCAGCCGTGACTTCAATTAACGCTGACGGCAGCTATGTCAAAAGTGACCACGTCAGGGGAGTAATGGCCTTCGATTTCGGCTTGCTATACAGAACCGGTTTCCGCAGCCTCAACTTTGCAATGTCTGTAAAGAACTTCTCTCAGGAGACAAGGTTTGAGAAGGAAAACTTCCAGCTTCCTCTTACTTTCAGAATGGGTCTTTCATTCAACGCGGTTGACCTTCTGGAAAATGTAGACAAGAATATGCACTCGTTCCTCCTTGCAGTTGATGCTGTTCACAACAGGGATTTCCCGGAACAGGTTAACATAGGTGCAGAGTACACATTTATGAATACTATATCATTAAGAGCCGGATATAACACCCCGGCAGATGAAAGAAGCTATACTTTAGGTGTGGGTGTAAAGCAGTCGTACCAGAACTACGGACTTGGAGTTGATTACTCATACACGCCGTATGGTATCTTTGATGCAGTACACAGAGTAAACGTAAGTGTTTCTTTATAA
- a CDS encoding T9SS type A sorting domain-containing protein, with product MMKRLLFVVTMLVAFSATSFSQWTMTPFGKAIDTLKGSNSGAHGIAVDPDGKIWVAQYNVTAEFRDSMQVADSSNRYFKTLPVLVFNPDGSPASISPVRSWKDANGKVLPLWFGSNTGLNTDFRGNILLSQGKTVVKFNYKTGESMGTYTGKAGLTRCAADTVGNVYVAYTAPDNPVEILDSNLAYVENAVDVMKGYGRTLEVSKDGMTLYAPRYSTLITWVYQKPDEFSSFQLKDSVLAGWAPEGIAWNPGNKLLYVSAGSYQAAPNGAYGPLQQDRFVTKGTYYGVRTTDWKVLDSLSWKYAEPFLGADLSERNRGIAFSKDGKTAYIIQFNASAIPALQRYTTQNLQTGVKKENAVVENYALSQNYPNPFNPSTEIKFSIAKDGFVSLKVYDILGKEVSSLVNGQMTKGSYSVRVDGQNLTSGIYIYQLNANGVMLSRKMTLMK from the coding sequence ATGATGAAACGTCTATTGTTCGTAGTTACAATGTTAGTAGCTTTTTCAGCTACTTCTTTTTCTCAGTGGACTATGACCCCGTTTGGGAAAGCTATTGACACATTAAAGGGCTCAAATTCAGGCGCTCATGGTATCGCTGTGGATCCTGACGGCAAGATTTGGGTTGCTCAGTACAATGTTACTGCAGAATTCAGAGATTCAATGCAAGTAGCAGATAGTAGTAACAGATATTTCAAGACACTGCCAGTTTTAGTTTTCAATCCTGATGGCAGTCCTGCATCAATTTCACCGGTAAGGTCCTGGAAAGATGCCAATGGCAAAGTACTTCCTCTGTGGTTCGGATCAAATACAGGTCTGAACACAGACTTTAGAGGAAACATACTCCTTTCACAGGGAAAAACTGTAGTTAAATTTAATTACAAAACCGGTGAATCGATGGGTACGTACACAGGCAAAGCAGGTCTTACACGCTGCGCCGCTGATACTGTAGGAAATGTTTATGTCGCCTACACTGCACCAGACAATCCGGTAGAAATTCTTGATTCAAATTTAGCATATGTAGAGAATGCAGTTGACGTCATGAAAGGTTACGGCAGAACTCTTGAAGTATCCAAAGACGGTATGACTCTTTATGCACCGAGATATTCAACCCTTATAACCTGGGTTTACCAGAAGCCTGATGAATTCTCAAGCTTCCAGCTTAAAGATTCTGTTCTGGCTGGATGGGCTCCAGAGGGTATTGCATGGAATCCTGGTAATAAACTCTTATATGTTAGTGCCGGTTCATACCAGGCTGCTCCTAATGGCGCATACGGTCCGCTGCAGCAGGATAGATTTGTTACAAAAGGAACCTATTATGGTGTAAGAACTACAGACTGGAAAGTTCTTGACAGTCTTTCATGGAAGTATGCTGAACCTTTCCTCGGAGCCGATCTTTCAGAAAGAAACAGAGGTATTGCTTTCAGTAAAGACGGGAAGACAGCTTACATTATTCAGTTCAACGCATCAGCTATTCCGGCGCTTCAGCGTTACACTACACAGAATCTTCAGACAGGTGTAAAGAAAGAAAACGCAGTTGTTGAAAACTATGCACTTTCACAGAACTATCCAAACCCGTTCAACCCTTCAACAGAGATCAAGTTCTCTATTGCTAAGGACGGATTTGTTTCACTGAAGGTATATGATATACTTGGTAAGGAAGTTTCATCACTGGTTAACGGCCAGATGACAAAAGGCAGCTACTCTGTAAGAGTTGACGGCCAGAACCTGACTTCAGGTATCTATATCTATCAGCTGAATGCAAACGGCGTTATGTTAAGCCGCAAGATGACACTTATGAAGTAA